One Gloeobacter morelensis MG652769 DNA window includes the following coding sequences:
- a CDS encoding DDE-type integrase/transposase/recombinase — translation MRSSEPPATPAPERPNRLWGSLGQRPWSLDFVEDALANGRKLRTLTIVDVYSRECPHIEVDASLPGQRVVRVLEALAAKRRLPQKVLVDNGPEFICTALAAWAAQRGVHIVFSRPGKPTDKPHIESFNGRFRLGVLMTCDRKSEPLRM, via the coding sequence ATGCGCTCGTCTGAGCCACCAGCCACCCCTGCTCCGGAGCGCCCCAATCGATTGTGGGGGTCGTTGGGGCAACGACCCTGGAGCCTGGATTTTGTGGAAGATGCCCTGGCTAACGGTCGCAAGCTGCGCACTTTGACGATTGTGGATGTGTACAGCCGGGAGTGCCCGCATATCGAGGTGGATGCTTCTTTGCCTGGGCAACGGGTGGTGCGGGTCTTGGAAGCCCTGGCAGCCAAGCGCCGCCTGCCGCAGAAAGTGCTGGTCGATAATGGTCCAGAGTTTATCTGTACCGCCTTGGCCGCATGGGCTGCCCAGCGCGGGGTGCATATCGTGTTTAGTCGTCCTGGCAAGCCGACCGACAAACCGCACATCGAGAGCTTCAACGGCCGGTTTCGCTTGGGAGTGCTGATGACGTGCGACCGCAAAAGTGAACCGCTTAGAATGTGA
- a CDS encoding transposase, with amino-acid sequence MKKSRFTTEQMIAILGEGQAGATVTELCRRHGISEQTYYRWKAKYGGMEISEARRLKDLKDENARLKRLVADLSLDNQALKAVVSKKF; translated from the coding sequence ATGAAGAAAAGTCGGTTCACCACCGAGCAGATGATCGCTATCCTGGGCGAAGGACAGGCCGGAGCCACGGTGACGGAACTGTGCCGCAGGCACGGCATCAGCGAACAGACCTACTATCGCTGGAAAGCGAAGTACGGCGGAATGGAAATCTCCGAGGCCAGGCGTCTCAAGGACCTCAAAGACGAGAATGCCCGACTCAAACGCTTGGTAGCCGACCTCAGCCTGGATAATCAGGCACTCAAGGCGGTCGTCTCAAAAAAATTCTGA
- a CDS encoding SAM-dependent methyltransferase: MQLRSKVALLTAAAALAALGTASTVSLAQSAAPEAGTQVKTEVKSPKRDPDVVYVPTPQEVVDQMLTVAQVGKDDVIYDLGSGDGRIVVTAAKQYGARGIGIDINPARILEANENARKAGVTNRVRFLEQDLFETDLSEATVVTLYLLPDLNVKLRPRLFSQLKPGTRVVSHAFDMGSWKPDRVLKVKDSTVYYWVIPEKIPDNLR; the protein is encoded by the coding sequence ATGCAGCTTCGATCCAAAGTCGCCCTGCTCACCGCCGCCGCGGCCCTCGCCGCCCTAGGCACCGCGAGCACCGTCTCGCTGGCCCAGAGTGCCGCCCCCGAGGCCGGCACCCAGGTCAAGACCGAAGTTAAATCCCCCAAGCGCGATCCCGACGTGGTCTACGTGCCCACCCCCCAGGAGGTGGTCGACCAGATGCTCACAGTCGCCCAAGTCGGCAAGGACGATGTGATCTACGACCTCGGCAGCGGCGACGGGCGGATCGTGGTCACCGCCGCCAAGCAGTACGGCGCGCGCGGCATCGGCATCGACATCAACCCGGCGCGCATCCTCGAAGCGAACGAGAACGCCCGCAAAGCCGGCGTCACCAACCGGGTGCGTTTCCTTGAACAAGATCTCTTCGAGACCGACCTCAGCGAAGCGACTGTCGTGACGCTCTATTTGCTGCCGGATCTCAACGTCAAGCTCCGGCCGCGGCTTTTTAGCCAGCTCAAGCCCGGCACCCGCGTCGTCTCCCACGCCTTCGACATGGGTTCCTGGAAACCTGACCGTGTGCTCAAGGTCAAAGATTCGACCGTCTATTACTGGGTAATTCCTGAGAAAATCCCGGATAACCTTCGCTAG
- a CDS encoding APC family permease — protein sequence MKAVADRVGSPRPTLGLTDAVALIVGIVVGAGIFETPALVAANTGGPLWTLLAWLLGGGISLVGALCYAELTTAYPHAGGNYYYLLRAFGRDLAFLYAWARLAVVQTGSIALLAFVSGDYASQLWRLGEYSPSIYAALVIALFTALNIAGIRQGARTQNLLAAATVLGLAAVIVGGLLAPAPAQPLAAPTPAPANFGLAMVFVLLTYGGWNEAAYISAELRSVKRNMVRALLVSIGIITALYLLANVAFIHALGTAGMAGSQAVAADLMRRVAGAPGAAFISALIVVCALSSANASIITGGRTNYALGQDFTLFRFLGRWRTGTETPANALAVQGVIALGLVVLGTATRGGFKTMVEYTAPVFWLFFLLTGVALLMLRSRDPQLERPFRVPLYPLTPLLFCLICGYMLQASLAYTGTGALVGVAVLLVGLPLLWIARRTRTDS from the coding sequence ATGAAGGCGGTAGCGGATCGGGTCGGCTCCCCGAGGCCAACGCTGGGACTGACCGACGCGGTGGCGCTCATCGTGGGCATCGTCGTCGGGGCCGGCATCTTTGAGACTCCGGCGCTGGTGGCCGCCAACACCGGCGGGCCCCTCTGGACGCTGCTGGCCTGGCTGCTGGGAGGCGGCATTTCGCTGGTGGGCGCGCTGTGCTACGCCGAATTGACCACGGCCTATCCCCACGCGGGCGGCAATTATTATTACTTGCTGCGCGCCTTCGGCCGGGATCTGGCCTTTTTGTACGCCTGGGCGCGGCTTGCGGTTGTCCAGACCGGTTCGATTGCGCTGCTGGCCTTTGTGAGCGGCGATTACGCTTCGCAGCTGTGGCGCCTGGGAGAGTACTCTCCGTCGATTTACGCCGCCCTGGTTATTGCCCTGTTCACCGCCCTCAACATTGCCGGCATCCGCCAGGGCGCCCGGACCCAGAACCTGCTTGCCGCCGCCACCGTGCTGGGCCTCGCCGCCGTTATCGTCGGGGGGCTGCTCGCCCCGGCCCCGGCCCAGCCGCTGGCGGCCCCCACCCCCGCTCCCGCAAATTTCGGCCTCGCGATGGTCTTCGTACTGCTCACCTACGGCGGCTGGAACGAAGCGGCCTATATCTCGGCGGAATTGCGCTCGGTAAAGCGCAACATGGTGCGCGCCCTGCTTGTGAGCATCGGGATCATCACAGCACTCTACCTGCTGGCCAATGTCGCCTTTATCCATGCTTTGGGAACGGCGGGAATGGCCGGATCTCAGGCGGTGGCCGCCGATTTGATGCGGCGGGTGGCGGGGGCGCCGGGGGCGGCGTTTATCAGCGCCCTCATCGTCGTCTGCGCCCTCAGCTCCGCCAACGCTTCGATCATCACGGGGGGGCGCACCAACTACGCCCTCGGGCAGGACTTTACACTGTTCCGTTTTTTGGGCCGCTGGCGGACGGGCACCGAGACGCCCGCCAACGCCCTGGCGGTGCAGGGGGTGATTGCCCTCGGGCTGGTGGTGCTCGGCACCGCCACCCGGGGCGGCTTCAAGACGATGGTCGAATACACGGCTCCGGTGTTCTGGCTGTTTTTCCTGCTCACGGGCGTGGCGCTTTTGATGTTGCGCTCGCGCGACCCGCAGCTCGAACGGCCCTTCCGGGTGCCCCTCTATCCGCTCACACCGCTGTTGTTTTGCCTGATCTGCGGCTATATGCTCCAGGCGAGCCTCGCCTACACAGGCACCGGCGCCCTGGTGGGGGTGGCGGTGTTGCTGGTCGGTCTGCCGCTGTTGTGGATAGCCCGGCGCACGCGTACCGATTCTTGA